Proteins from a genomic interval of Cervus elaphus chromosome 13, mCerEla1.1, whole genome shotgun sequence:
- the RAMAC gene encoding RNA guanine-N7 methyltransferase activating subunit: MTDTSEAVPNFEEMFASRFTEDDKEYQEYLKRPPESPPIVEEWNSRAGGSLRNRGNRLQDNRQFRGRDSRRGWPSDNRSNQWHGRSWGNNYPQHRQEPYYPHQYGHYGYNQRPPYGYY; the protein is encoded by the exons ATGACTGACACTTCTGAAGCTGTTCCAAATTTTGAAGAGATGTTTGCCAGTAGATTCACAGAAGATGACAAAGAATACCAAGAATACCTAAAACGCCCTCCTGAGTCCCCTCCAATTGTTGAGGAATGGAACAGCAGAGCTGGTGGCAGCCTGAGAAATAGAGGCAATCG gTTGCAAGATAACAGACAGTTTAGAGGTAGGGATAGCAGACGGGGGTGGCCAAGTGACAATCGATCGAATCAATGGCATGGACGATCCTGGGGTAACAATTACCCACAGCACAGACAAGAACCTTACTACCCTCATCAATATGGACACTATGGTTACAACCAACGGCCTCCCTATGGCTACTACTGA